The sequence GGTCCATCTCTGACTGGCCGAATGCATGGACGAAGGTGTCGATCCAACAAAGATGTGTCAGAGTTTAGTGGATAAAGTGGCCCAGTCGCGGCAGCTGATGGCGCTCGCGCACCCCGAGGTACTCGGTCTCTTCGAGGATTGGCTCGAAGAACTGGAAGAGGAGGTTGTCCGGCTCGCAACCAAGGAAGCTCTCAACCCGCACATCATTGCGGACAAAACAGGGCTCTCACGGGCCGGGGCGGAATTCGTCCTGGCCAAACTGCGTCGTGAACAAAGAATAGAATGAGGCGCGCGTCATGAACGCCGGAGCCGCTTCCGCGCTGACCGCCGCCATGACGGTTTTGCCCAACGGTTGAAAAACCAAAAAAAACAGGAGACTCGCATGATCAAGGTCCATTTGTTCCTGAACGAACCCAACGGCAACGCCTGAAAACATTTCCTGGAAATGCTGCCCAGGTTGGGCGCAAACTACGAAATCGAACTGGAAGTGACCTCCCAGCCCAGAGCCGCGTACCAGACCGACGAGTATTTCGAACTCGAACTACCCCTGGCCCCGGCCGTGATGGTCGGTGACGAGGTGGCGACCGAAGGTTCGGACATTGCCGAGGACAAGCTTGAAGCCTGTATCCGTCGGCATCTCGGACTGTCCGATCCGACGTCCTGAAAAAGAGAACCGGAAAAACGCCATGGATCTCCAAAACATAGTCAGGCTCGGAGCTTTCGTATTGACGGCCGTACTCATGGCCGGCCTGGAAATCGCCCGGCCGCGCAGACGCCCCGATCCGGGCAGGATGGGCCGCTGGGTGGGCAACCTCGGCGTGGTGGCCGTGTCCACAGTGCTCGCGCGCCTCGTCTTTCCCGTTGTGCCCATGGCCCTGGCTGCCACGCTCCGTGGCCAGGGCCTGGGCATCTTCCCCGCCCTCGGCCTGCCCCTGGCCGTGGAAATCGTTCTTGGCATCCTCATCCTGGATCTGGCCATGTACGGCCAGCACCGCCTCTTCCATGCCTGGCGACCCCTGTGGCGGGTGCACCGCATGCACCATGCGGACACCTTCTTCGACTTTTCCACCGGGGTTCGCTTCCATCCCGTGGAAATCCTCATTTCCATGGCCTTCAAGCTCGCCCTGGTGGCCCTGCTGGCCCCGCCGCCCCTGGCCGTTTTGGCCTTCGAGATCATCCTGAACAGCGCGGCGATGTTCAACCACTCCAACCTCTTCCTGCCCCTCCCCCTGGACCGAGCCCTGCGCCTGGCGCTGGTCACGCCGGACATGCACCGCATCCACCACTCCACCGACGGCAAGGAAATGAACAGAAACTT is a genomic window of Desulfomicrobium baculatum DSM 4028 containing:
- the tsoA gene encoding LULAXC motif selenoprotein TsoA, encoding MSELEKFLDRMEPEQAAVSLALAARGLFALLNEEQRREFIERMLGEPGEDKVVGMVHLULAECMDEGVDPTKMCQSLVDKVAQSRQLMALAHPEVLGLFEDWLEELEEEVVRLATKEALNPHIIADKTGLSRAGAEFVLAKLRREQRIE
- the tsoC gene encoding NEPxGxxU motif selenoprotein TsoC, giving the protein MIKVHLFLNEPNGNAUKHFLEMLPRLGANYEIELEVTSQPRAAYQTDEYFELELPLAPAVMVGDEVATEGSDIAEDKLEACIRRHLGLSDPTS
- a CDS encoding sterol desaturase family protein, translated to MDLQNIVRLGAFVLTAVLMAGLEIARPRRRPDPGRMGRWVGNLGVVAVSTVLARLVFPVVPMALAATLRGQGLGIFPALGLPLAVEIVLGILILDLAMYGQHRLFHAWRPLWRVHRMHHADTFFDFSTGVRFHPVEILISMAFKLALVALLAPPPLAVLAFEIILNSAAMFNHSNLFLPLPLDRALRLALVTPDMHRIHHSTDGKEMNRNFGFSFPWWDRLFSTYQDQPVGGHETMPLGLNIFRDARYRSLFQMLAMPFTNPGSVRKK